Within the Cervus elaphus chromosome 13, mCerEla1.1, whole genome shotgun sequence genome, the region CCCCTCAGAGGAACCATTCCCCCCAGAGGAACCATTCCCCTCAGAGAAACCATTCCCCCCAGAGGAACTGTTCCCTTCAGAGAAGCCGTTCCCCTCAGAGAAGCCATTCCCCTCAGAGAAGCCGTTCCCCTCAGAGGAACCATTCCCCTCAGAGGAACCATTCCCCTCAGAAAAACCATTCCCCCCAGAGGAACTGTTCCCCTCAGAGAAGCCATTCCCCTCAGAGGAGCCATTCCCCTCAGAGAAGCCATTCCCCCCAGAGGAACCATTCCCCTCAGAGAAACCAATCCCCTCAGAGGAGCCTTTCCCCTCAGAGAAGCCATTCCCCTCAGAGGAGCCATTCCCCTCAGAGGAGCCATCCACACTTTCAGCCCCAGTGCCCAGCAGGACTGAGCTGCCAAGCTCTGGGGAGGCATCTGGGGTGCCCGAAGTCAGTGGTGACTTCACAGGCAGTGGAGAAATTTCAGGACACCTAGACTTCAGTGGGCAGCCCTCAGGGGAAAGTGCAAGTGGACTGCCCTCTGAAGACCTTGACTCCAGTGGGCTCACCTCTACAGTGGGCTCAGGCCTGCCTGTGGAAAGTGGACTGCCTTcaggggaagaagagagaattACATGGACCAGTGCTCCTGAAGTTGACAGGTTGCCCTCTGGGGGTGAGGGCCCAGAAGTTTCTGCTTCTGGAGTAGAGGACATCAGTGGACTTCCTTCTGGAGGAGAGGTTCATCTAGAGATCTCTGCCTCTGGAGTAGAGGACATCAGTGGACTTCCTTCTGGAGGAGAGGTTCATCTAGAGATCTCTGCCTCTGGAGTAGAGGACATCAGTGGACTTCCTTCTGGAGGAGAGGTTCATCTAGAGATCTCTGCCTCTGGAGTAGAGGACCTCAGTGGACTTCCTTCTGGAGAAGAAGGTCATCTAGAGATCTCTGCCTCTGGAGTAGAAGACCTCAGTGTAATTCCTTCTGGAGAAGGTCCTGAAGTCTCTGTTTCTGGAGTAGAGGACCTCAGTGGACTTCCTTCTGGAGAAGGTCCAGAAGTCTCTGTTTCTGGAGTAGAGGACCTCAGCGGACTTCCTTCTGGAGAAGGTCCTGAAGTCTCTGTTTCTGGAGTAGAGGACCTCAGCGGACTTCCTTCTGGAGAAGGTCCAGAAGTCTCTGTTTCTGGAGTAGAGGACCTCAGCGGACTTCCTTCTGGAGAAGGTCCTGAAGTCTCTGTTTCTGGAGTAGAGGACCTCAGCGGACTTCCTTCTGGAGAAGGTCCAGAAGTCTCTGTTTCTGGAGTAGAGGACCTCAGCGGACTTCCTTCTGGAGAAGGTCCTGAAGTCTCTGTTTCTGGAGTAGAGGACCTCAGCGGACTTCCTTCTGGAGAAGGTCCAGAAGTCTCTGTTTCTGGAGTAGAGGACCTCAGCGGACTTCCTTCTGGAGAAGGTCCAGAAGTCTCTGCCTCTGGAGTAGAGGACCTCAGCAGACTTCCTTCTGGAGAAGGTCCAGAAGTCTCTGCCTCTGGAGTAGAGGACCTCAGTGTTCTTCCTTCTGGAGAAGGTCATCTAGAGATCTCAGCCTCTGGAGTAGAGGACCTCAGTAGACTTCCTTCTGGAGAAGGTCCAGAAGTCTCTGCCTCTGGAGTAGAGGACCTTGGTGTTCTTCCTTCTGGAGAAGGTCATCTAGAGACCTCTGCTTCTGGAGTAGAGGACCTCAGTAGACTTCCTTCTGGAGAAGGTCATCTAGAGATCTCTGCCTCTGGAGAAGAGGACCTCAGTAGACTTCCTTCTGGAGAAGGTCCAGAAGTCTCTGCCTCTGGAGTAGAGGACCTCGGTGTTCTTCCTTCTGGAGAAGGTCATCTAGAGACCTCTACCTCTGGAGTAGAGGACCTCGGTGTTCTTCCTTCTGGAGAAGGTCATCTAGAGACCTCTACCTCTGGAGTAGAGGACCTCAGTAGACTTCCTTCTGGAGAAGGTCATCTAGAGACCTCTACCTCTGGAGTAGAGGACCTCAGTAGACTTCCTTCTGGAGAAGGTCATCTAGAGACCTCTACCTCTGAAGTAGAGGACCTCAGTAGACTTCCTTCTGGAGAAGGTCATCTAGAGACCTCTACCTCTGGAGTAGAGGACCTCAGTAGACTTCCTTCTGGAGAAGGTCCAGAAGTCTCTGCCTCTGGAGTAGAGGACCTTGGTGTTCTTCCTTCTGGAGAAGGTCATCTAGAGATCTCTGCCTCTGGTGTAGAGGACCTCAGTAGACTTCCTTCTAGAGGAGAGGATCATCTAGAGACTTCTGCTTCTGGAGTAGGGGACCTTAGTGGACTTCCTTCTGGAAGGGAAGGTCTGGAGATCTCTGCTTCTGGAGCTGGGGATCTTAGTGGGTTGATTTCTGGAAAAGAAGACTTGACTGAGTCAGCTTCTGGAGACTTGGACCTTGGCAGAATACCTTCTGTAACTCTAGGAAGTGGGCAAGCTCCAGAAGCAAGTGGTCTTCCTTCTGGATTTAGTGGTGAGTATTCTGGGGTGGACCTTGGAAGTGGCCCATCATCTGGCCTTCCTGACTTCAGTGGACTTCCATCTGGGTTCCCAACTGTCTCCCTAGTGGATACTACATTGGTGGAAGTTGTCACAGCCACCACAGCAGGTGAACTAGAAGGAAGGGGAACCATTGACATCAGCGGTGCTGGAGAAACATCTGGGCTGCCCTTCAGTGAGTTGGACATTAGTGGAGGAGCAAGCGGACTCTCTTCAGGAGCTGAACTCAGTGGCCAAGCATCCGGGTCACCTGACATCAGTGGGGAAACCTCTGGACTCTTTGGTGTCAGTGGACAGCCCTCAGGGTTTCCTGACATTAGTGGGGAAACTTCCGGGATTCTTGAGATCAGTGGGCAGCCATCAGGGttttctggagaaatatctggcatGACTGAGCTTAGTGGACTGCCCTCTGGACAACCAGAAATCAGTGGAGAAGCTTCTGGAATTCTTTCTGGCCTTGGTCCACCATTTGGCATAACTGACCTGAGTGGAGAAGCACCTGGGATCCCTGATCTCAGTGGGCAACCATCGGGTTTGCCAGAGTTCAGTGGGACAACATCTGGGATCCCTGACCTGGTTTCCAGTGCCATCAGTGGCAGTGGTGAATCTTCTGGCATTACGTTCGTGGACACCAGTTTGGTTGAAGTGACCCCAACgacatttaaagaagaagaagGCTTAGGATCTGTGGAACTCAGTGGCCTCCCTTCAGGAGAGGCAGATCTCTCAGGCACATCTGGGCTAGTGGATGTCAGTGGACTGTCTTCTGGAGCAATTGACTCCAGTGGGTTTAcatcccagcctccagaattcaGTGGCCTGCCAAGTGGAGTAACTGAGGTCAGTGGAGAAGCCTCCAGAGCTGAGAGTGGGAGCAGCCTGCCCTCCGGAGCATATGACAGCAGTGGACTTCCGTCTGGTTTCCCCACTGTCTCTTTTGTAGACAGGACTTTGGTGGAATCTGTAACCCAGGCTCCAACTGCCCAAGAAGCAGGAGAAGGGCCTTCAGGCATTCTGGAACTTAGTGGTGCCCCTTCTGGAGCACCAGACATGTCTGGAGACCATTTGGGATCTTTGGACCAAAGTGGGCTTCAGTCTGGGCTAGTGGAGCCCAGTAGGGAGCCTGCAAGTACTCCATATTTTAGTGGGGACTTTTCTGGCACCACTGATGTAAGTGGGGAATCCTCTGCAGCCACGAGCACCAGTGGGGAGGCCTCCGGACTTCCAGAAGTTACGTTAATCACATCTGAGTTGGTGGAGGGTGTTACTGAACCAACCGTTTCCCAGGAACTGGGCCAGAGACCCCCCGTAACATACACCCCCCAGCTTTTTGAAACCAGTGGTGAAGCCTCTGCATCTGGGGATGTGCCAAGGTTCCCTGGATCTGGGATAGAAGCATCATCAGTCCCAGAATCCAGCGGTGAGATGTCGGCCTATCCCGAGGCTGAGGTGGGAGCGTCTGCTGCCCCCGAGGCAAGCGGAGGAGCTTCCGGGTCCCCTGACCTGAGTGAAACCACCTCCACCTTCCATGAAGCTGATCTGGAGGGAACCTCAGGCCTGGGAGCAAGCGGCAGCCCCTCAGCCTTTCCGCAAGGCCCCACGGAGGGCTTGGCCACCCCGGAAGTGAGTGGAGAGTCAACCACCACCTTTGACGTGAGCATAGAGGCATCAGGCTCACCTTCCACCACTCCCCTGGCTTCTGGAGACAAGACTGACACCAGCGGAGACCTGTCTGGCCACACCTCAGGGCTGGATATTGTCATCAGCACCACCATCCCAGAATCCGAGTGGACTCAGCAAACCCAGCGCCCTGCAGAGGCACGTCTAGAAATCGAATCCTCAAGCCCCGTGCACTCAGGAGAAGAGAGCCAAACAGCTGACACAGCCACCTCCCCAACTGATGCTTCTATCCCAACCTCTGCAGGAGGGACAGATGATTCAGAGGCAACCACAACAGGTACAGTTgggattattttcctttaagtgGGTCGGAGTGATTCAGACTGTAGCATGGTAGGAAGCAGTGTCGACTCAAGTTTCTGAGCTGTGCAGGCTtaagcaagtttcttaacctctctgagcctcatctgtaaaacggcaATAGTACCAGGAGAGAGTAAATGAGATATAAATATGTCAAGAATGAGGCTATATCTTTTGCACACAGTACACACTTGTAGGTTCACAATTGTTACGGTCACAGTAGAGTTCCATAACACAAACATTTATATGTGAACTCAACTATCTGTACTTGGCACAAGAAGTACTGTTTAGATAGTGCTGGAAATTCTTCTCCTGTCCCTGGCCCACAGAATGAGTGTGAAAGGAGAGAATGAATCTGCTGATGATATTTATGTGCCATTATTTACTTTGTGCAGGGTTAAAACCTGCACAGTTCAAGAAACTATGATGCATCACTTCAGCTGTGTCATGCCTTTGGACCCTGGGTCCTCACCCCGACCCTGTGCAAGTGAACCCTCCTCTGTACTGTAGTGATGGTCTCACCTTGACACAAACCCAGCAGCTGctgattttcctttattttctgggACCCCTTGCATCCCCCTGTGTACTGAGAGTCCAGTCAGAGAATTCAGCCCTGCCAGAAGCAGGGGCTCAGGAGGGAGAGAGTCCCCAGAAATCATGTTGACCCAAAACCAGCCTTGTGGGTTTCTGTGGCCTGGGGCCCCACCCTGGAGGTCTTGGAGGCTGCACTGTACCCCAGGCAGCTACATTCTTGATGCCCAGCCTCTCCCTGGGGGTTGCAGCCTCCACCAGTTCCTGTGAGAGAAGCCCTGTGGTGCTGGGACCTGCCAGGAGATGGAGGGACACGTTATATGCCTGTGCCCCCTGGCCACACTGGCAAGCACTGCGATGTAGGTAAGACCCTCGGCGGCCATGGGGGTGCAGACAGAAGGGTCAGGAGAAGGCGTCCGAGGTCACCTGAGGTGCAGGCTTCTTGTCACACTGGCATAGGAGAGTACATAGTGATGTGTTGGGGTAGCAGCCACAGGGTAAGCATGGCATGTCTTTCTAGAGGGTCTGTTCTGCGTGATGGTTTAAGAGAAAAAGTCATTAAACTGAgaagtagttctttttttttttttcaagccaaTGATTGTTTTATGAGCAAAATCTAAAGGGTGCTTGAATTTTGAAGATAAAGCTGGAGACTTCAAAGAAATTTTGAGCTAGAGGGTGTATTGAAGAGAGCCAGTCATGCCCCAAAGTCCCTGGGAGGGAAAATCTGAGGGTAGGCTGTCTTGCATCATGCAGAGTGGACCACTCTGGGAAAGCCCATATGGTCCCCTCCATGCTTAGGCCTGGGTGGGGTTTGAGTACCTTTCTTGCCTTAAATGAGATGACACAGATAGAATTCATCACTCCCAGCTCCAGGATTTATGCCTGCAGGTCAGCTATGACCCAGCAGAGCCCCACCCTTGAGCACCCACCATGCTGGGGCCTCTGTCTGTCCAAGCAGCTTGTGAGATAAGTGAGGAGCCTGAGGGATCCTCTGATTGGAGGTGGTTCCCAAAATGAGATGATAGAATCTATGTGTTGCTCCCTGAGCACCTGGAGGCCTGTGGCCGTGAGGACATTTCAGCTCATCAACATCACCTCCCTTGAGGGAAGAAATGCCCAGTTCCCTCCAAGCTCAGATTCTTGGGTTAGCTCTCTGCACTCCCTCCACGTCCTTACCCCTGCTTGTGTCTGGAGTCAGAGATCCGAGACCCAAGGCCTTCCATTAGGCTTCATTCCTAAGACGCATGCAAAATGCCTTTACATCATACATGAAGGTACATTAATATAGATAtcaatatatattcaaaataatacagCAAGTCCCCTCCATGTAAATGAGTTCTGTACAGAGACCACATTTGTATGTCCAGTTTGTTCTAAGTCCAACAAAATTAGCCTAGGTACCCGACTATACAATTGGCTATagagtactgtactgtaataggcttataatacttttcacacaagtaatacatccaaaacagacacaaaaacaaagaaaacatttttaatcataCAGGACAGTACCTTGAGGAGTATAACACTGGCATACAGGcactggcatcgagtgaacaggctAGAAGAGTTAGGccggaggagggagaggaggtgggagatggtagtgATGAAGGGTCGTCagcaacaggagatggagggcacAATGCCTGATGCCGATGGCATGGGTTCCGGTTCCTTGCTGAAACCACATGCACgttcgcatctttgaaagtttgcaacttgaaggctCAGATGTAGGGAAATTACTGTGAATGAGTTATATACTcttaatatatatacactcttAATATAAACCTGCTATATACTTGGCACTTAcacaggaaatgtgtgtgtgtgtatatatatatatatatatatacacaaacaggCTCTAGAGTGTATACTATTTACTCTCTTCACCTTTGGGATCAGCCTCTGCCTACATGTGGGGGCCGTGACTGAGAACACTACAGGCCTCTGTGGCCAAAGAAGGTTGGTTCTCCTAGGAAGGTCCTGGCCTTTCTACCAAGGGGACAGTGCTTCCACTGAGCCATCAtgaccccaggggctgcagaCACACCCCTCTGTCTTCCATCCCCACGGGGAAGGCAGAGCACTGCCTCTGTCCTGGGAGAGCCCACCGCTGATGACAACCTGGGGAGACCTGGTGCGCTTTGCAGCACAGAGCCCTCAGTCGGCAGTAGAAGTGACTCTGCCTGGTAGACAGGTGTGCAGACACGTTCCCCACTCCCGGGTCTGGGTGTGCAGGTGGAGAGCAGCAGGGCGCCCGTCTTGGTGAAGTGCTATGGAGCTCAGCTCTGTCAGCCAGCCCAGCCTGGGTCAGCGAGGAACAGACTCAGGGCCCAGCAGGGCTTCTGGGATGGGGGCAGCCACCAGGATCAGAGCCCCCTTGCCCTCTTTTAGTATCTTCTGACACCTCTCTCCATTCTTAGCGACTCCTTCTCCAACCTGCTACTTGAAACAAAAATGGAACACTGGTATCAGAAGTCACGCGGCAAGGCTCGCGTCCTGGCACCTCTGAAATTAGAAGTAGGTGACAATGGACCTCAGCTAATCTGCTCTAAAGACAGCTTTTCTTTAATCATGTAAATTTCCAATGGGCGTTCCTTCCCGCAGTTTCTTCCCAGGCAGCTCTGAGAGCCTGGTAATCATGTCCATTTGAAAGTGCAGCCCCTagaggttaagcaatttgccTAACTCCACTGAGTGAGTCCAATCAAGAACTGAGGTCTTCAAAACAATTCTGTTATGTGCATGTGGTGAAGGTAGTGGATAAGAGTACAAAATACTCTGTAATTAATGCATATCCCAACCAATTGTCTCggacggtaaaggatctgcctgcagtgcgggagacctggattcgatccctgggtcaggaagatcccctggagaaggaaatggcaacccactccagtatccttgcctggaaagttccatggactgaggagcctggcagctacatacagtccatggggtctcaaagagtcagacagactgagcgacttaactaaccAACTGGGTTAAAAGATGATTACAATGACCAGTTCAGGAAACacttttattatttcaattaaCAATTGAGTTAGATCTATTCAATAATTACCTAATCAATTGGCCATTTAGTTTGAGTTATATTGATAGGCATTATTTTAATAGCACATTACTGGTTCTTTTTCCAGGATATAATTTCCTGGTGGCAAAGACGGTacagaatatgcctgcaatgcaggagacccaggttcaacccctgggtcaagaagatcccctagagaagaaaatgactacctactccagcattcttgcttggagaattttttgggcagaggagcctggcgggctagagtccatagggtcacaaagaattggacacgactgagcgactaacaatttcTAACACTTTTTGTATCGAAAACATTTGTGTGCTAATATCCAGGAAAtgaatttgtgatttaaaaaaaaaagaattgaggtCTTCACTGCTTAATACATCCAGCTGAATAAGAAACCTCTTGAACATAGCACCAGTTGTTGGCCTTAAAAAGCTAGAAGCTAAATTTCCGGGGAACCAGAATGAAGAGTGGCTGTAGTATCGCAGTGGTTCAACTAGACACAGACGAGCCCTCGCTACCTCATTTGTAAACAGTGTCAGAGATGGTGGTTCTCTGCTTTAAGACCTGGTGCCTCGGCCCCACCCCTGTGGCCTTGGCACTGGGGTTTTTTAATCTCCCAGGTGACTCCAGTGTGCAGGCAGAGCTGGGAAAcactgctgtgaggattaagaTCATCCATGTACATCTTACAGGTTCCCTTTTCTGTCTCTCATGCCACTGATTACGAAAAGCTTTGTCATCTGTAAAGAGTGAGTAGTGAGTCATCCACATGCAAAATCTGGCATCTCAATGCCCACCACAATACCCCTGGGGTCCCAAGTCACTCCTGTTCAATTTAACTCAAGACTTGGTGCTTCCAAAAGGACTACAGATGGTGTCCAGCATCCATAGATCACCCACCTATCATGTGGCTATAGAACCGGGAACCACAGGTTGTTAAAAGGCCTTATAGATCTGTGTCATCTTGTTTAGCCAGCGTTCCGTAAACAAGTTCTTGATAAACTATTAATCTGTACTCTTTACAGCAAAATAAATGCTTAATGAATACTCAGATTCTTtagcaaggcttcccaggtggcacagtggtaaaaagcctgcctgctaatgcaggagacacaagagacgaaggttcaatccttgggttgggaatatcccctggagtaggagatggcaaccagTATTGTCATACTGGAGATggcacccgctccagtattcttatctggtaaatcccatggacagaggagccaggagggctacagtccatgagatctcgaagagtcagacaagactagcAGTGAGCACTTCTACTACTACAGTTTCTTTGGCAGTTAAGTGCTGAACTGgagagttccctggcagtccagtggataagactcttcgcttccactgcagga harbors:
- the ACAN gene encoding aggrecan core protein isoform X3, with the protein product MTTLLLVFVTLRVIAAAISVEVSEPDNSLSVSIPEPSPLRVLLGSSLTIPCYFIDPMHPVTTAPSTAPLAPRIKWSRISKEKEVVLLVATEGRVRVNSAYQDKVTLPNYPAIPSDATLEIQNLRSNDSGIYRCEVMHGIEDSQATLEVVVKGIVFHYRAISTRYTLDFDRAQRACLQNSAIIATPEQLQAAYEDGFHQCDAGWLADQTVRYPIHTPREGCYGDKDEFPGVRTYGIRDTNETYDVYCFAEEMEGEVFYATSPEKFTFQEAANECRRLGARLATTGQLYLAWQGGMDMCSAGWLADRSVRYPISKARPNCGGNLLGVRTVYLHANQTGYPDPSSRYDAICYTGEDFVDIPENFFGVGGEEDITIQTVTWPDVELPLPRNITEGEARGNVILTAKPDFEVSPTAPEPEEPFTFVPEVRATAFPAVENRTGEATRPWAFPGESTPGLEAPTAFTSEDLVVQVTLAPGAAEVPGQPRLPGGVVFHYRPGSSRYSLTFEEAKQACLRTGAVIASPEQLQAAYEAGYEQCDAGWLQDQTVRYPIVSPRTPCVGDKDSSPGVRTYGVRPPSETYDVYCYVDRLEGEVFFATRLEQFTFREAQEFCESQNATLATTGQLYAAWSRGLDKCYAGWLSDGSLRYPIVTPRPACGGDKPGVRTVYLYPNQTGLLDPLSRHHAFCFRGVSVAPSPGEEEGSTPTAGPDVEDWIVTQVGPGVAAVPVGEETTATSGFTIEPENKTEWELAYTPAGTFPLPGIPPTWPPTGAATEEHTEGPSATEVPSASEKPFPSEEPFPPEEPFPSEKPFPPEELFPSEKPFPSEKPFPSEKPFPSEEPFPSEEPFPSEKPFPPEELFPSEKPFPSEEPFPSEKPFPPEEPFPSEKPIPSEEPFPSEKPFPSEEPFPSEEPSTLSAPVPSRTELPSSGEASGVPEVSGDFTGSGEISGHLDFSGQPSGESASGLPSEDLDSSGLTSTVGSGLPVESGLPSGEEERITWTSAPEVDRLPSGGEGPEVSASGVEDISGLPSGGEVHLEISASGVEDISGLPSGGEVHLEISASGVEDISGLPSGGEVHLEISASGVEDLSGLPSGEEGHLEISASGVEDLSVIPSGEGPEVSVSGVEDLSGLPSGEGPEVSVSGVEDLSGLPSGEGPEVSVSGVEDLSGLPSGEGPEVSVSGVEDLSGLPSGEGPEVSVSGVEDLSGLPSGEGPEVSVSGVEDLSGLPSGEGPEVSVSGVEDLSGLPSGEGPEVSVSGVEDLSGLPSGEGPEVSASGVEDLSRLPSGEEGHLEISASGVEDLSRLPSGEGPEVSASGVEDLGVLPSGEGHLETSASGVEDLSRLPSGEGHLEISASGEEDLSRLPSGEGPEVSASGVEDLGVLPSGEGHLETSTSGVEDLGVLPSGEGHLETSTSGVEDLSRLPSGEGHLETSTSGVEDLSRLPSGEGHLETSTSEVEDLSRLPSGEGHLETSTSGVEDLSRLPSGEGPEVSASGVEDLGVLPSGEGHLEISASGVEDLSRLPSRGEDHLETSASGVGDLSGLPSGREGLEISASGAGDLSGLISGKEDLTESASGDLDLGRIPSVTLGSGQAPEASGLPSGFSGEYSGVDLGSGPSSGLPDFSGLPSGFPTVSLVDTTLVEVVTATTAGELEGRGTIDISGAGETSGLPFSELDISGGASGLSSGAELSGQASGSPDISGETSGLFGVSGQPSGFPDISGETSGILEISGQPSGFSGEISGMTELSGLPSGQPEISGEASGILSGLGPPFGITDLSGEAPGIPDLSGQPSGLPEFSGTTSGIPDLVSSAISGSGESSGITFVDTSLVEVTPTTFKEEEGLGSVELSGLPSGEADLSGTSGLVDVSGLSSGAIDSSGFTSQPPEFSGLPSGVTEVSGEASRAESGSSLPSGAYDSSGLPSGFPTVSFVDRTLVESVTQAPTAQEAGEGPSGILELSGAPSGAPDMSGDHLGSLDQSGLQSGLVEPSREPASTPYFSGDFSGTTDVSGESSAATSTSGEASGLPEVTLITSELVEGVTEPTVSQELGQRPPVTYTPQLFETSGEASASGDVPRFPGSGIEASSVPESSGEMSAYPEAEVGASAAPEASGGASGSPDLSETTSTFHEADLEGTSGLGASGSPSAFPQGPTEGLATPEVSGESTTTFDVSIEASGSPSTTPLASGDKTDTSGDLSGHTSGLDIVISTTIPESEWTQQTQRPAEARLEIESSSPVHSGEESQTADTATSPTDASIPTSAGGTDDSEATTTDIDECLSSPCLNGATCVDAIDSFTCLCLPSYQGDVCEIDQKLCEEGWTKFQGHCYRHFPDRATWVDAESQCRKQQSHLSSIVTPEEQEFVNNNAQDYQWIGLNDKTIEGDFRWSDGHTLQFENWRPNQPDNFFATGEDCVVMIWHEKGEWNDVPCNYQLPFTCKKGTVACGEPPVVEHARIFGQKKDRYEINALVRYQCTEGFIQRHVPTIRCQPSGHWEEPRITCTDPTTYKRRLQKRSSRTLRRSRPSTAH
- the ACAN gene encoding aggrecan core protein isoform X11; this encodes MTTLLLVFVTLRVIAAAISVEVSEPDNSLSVSIPEPSPLRVLLGSSLTIPCYFIDPMHPVTTAPSTAPLAPRIKWSRISKEKEVVLLVATEGRVRVNSAYQDKVTLPNYPAIPSDATLEIQNLRSNDSGIYRCEVMHGIEDSQATLEVVVKGIVFHYRAISTRYTLDFDRAQRACLQNSAIIATPEQLQAAYEDGFHQCDAGWLADQTVRYPIHTPREGCYGDKDEFPGVRTYGIRDTNETYDVYCFAEEMEGEVFYATSPEKFTFQEAANECRRLGARLATTGQLYLAWQGGMDMCSAGWLADRSVRYPISKARPNCGGNLLGVRTVYLHANQTGYPDPSSRYDAICYTGEDFVDIPENFFGVGGEEDITIQTVTWPDVELPLPRNITEGEARGNVILTAKPDFEVSPTAPEPEEPFTFVPEVRATAFPAVENRTGEATRPWAFPGESTPGLEAPTAFTSEDLVVQVTLAPGAAEVPGQPRLPGGVVFHYRPGSSRYSLTFEEAKQACLRTGAVIASPEQLQAAYEAGYEQCDAGWLQDQTVRYPIVSPRTPCVGDKDSSPGVRTYGVRPPSETYDVYCYVDRLEGEVFFATRLEQFTFREAQEFCESQNATLATTGQLYAAWSRGLDKCYAGWLSDGSLRYPIVTPRPACGGDKPGVRTVYLYPNQTGLLDPLSRHHAFCFRGVSVAPSPGEEEGSTPTAGPDVEDWIVTQVGPGVAAVPVGEETTATSGFTIEPENKTEWELAYTPAGTFPLPGIPPTWPPTGAATEEHTEGPSATEVPSASEKPFPSEEPFPPEEPFPSEKPFPPEELFPSEKPFPSEKPFPSEKPFPSEEPFPSEEPFPSEKPFPPEELFPSEKPFPSEEPFPSEKPFPPEEPFPSEKPIPSEEPFPSEKPFPSEEPFPSEEPSTLSAPVPSRTELPSSGEASGVPEVSGDFTGSGEISGHLDFSGQPSGESASGLPSEDLDSSGLTSTVGSGLPVESGLPSGEEERITWTSAPEVDRLPSGGEGPEVSASGVEDISGLPSGGEVHLEISASGVEDISGLPSGGEVHLEISASGVEDISGLPSGGEVHLEISASGVEDLSGLPSGEEGHLEISASGVEDLSVIPSGEGPEVSVSGVEDLSGLPSGEGPEVSVSGVEDLSGLPSGEGPEVSVSGVEDLSGLPSGEGPEVSVSGVEDLSGLPSGEGPEVSVSGVEDLSGLPSGEGPEVSVSGVEDLSGLPSGEGPEVSVSGVEDLSGLPSGEGPEVSVSGVEDLSGLPSGEGPEVSASGVEDLSRLPSGEEGHLEISASGVEDLSRLPSGEEGHLEISASGEEDLSRLPSGEGPEVSASGVEDLGVLPSGEGHLETSTSGVEDLGVLPSGEGHLETSTSGVEDLSRLPSGEGHLETSTSGVEDLSRLPSGEGHLETSTSEVEDLSRLPSGEGHLETSTSGVEDLSRLPSGEGPEVSASGVEDLGVLPSGEGHLEISASGVEDLSRLPSRGEDHLETSASGVGDLSGLPSGREGLEISASGAGDLSGLISGKEDLTESASGDLDLGRIPSVTLGSGQAPEASGLPSGFSGEYSGVDLGSGPSSGLPDFSGLPSGFPTVSLVDTTLVEVVTATTAGELEGRGTIDISGAGETSGLPFSELDISGGASGLSSGAELSGQASGSPDISGETSGLFGVSGQPSGFPDISGETSGILEISGQPSGFSGEISGMTELSGLPSGQPEISGEASGILSGLGPPFGITDLSGEAPGIPDLSGQPSGLPEFSGTTSGIPDLVSSAISGSGESSGITFVDTSLVEVTPTTFKEEEGLGSVELSGLPSGEADLSGTSGLVDVSGLSSGAIDSSGFTSQPPEFSGLPSGVTEVSGEASRAESGSSLPSGAYDSSGLPSGFPTVSFVDRTLVESVTQAPTAQEAGEGPSGILELSGAPSGAPDMSGDHLGSLDQSGLQSGLVEPSREPASTPYFSGDFSGTTDVSGESSAATSTSGEASGLPEVTLITSELVEGVTEPTVSQELGQRPPVTYTPQLFETSGEASASGDVPRFPGSGIEASSVPESSGEMSAYPEAEVGASAAPEASGGASGSPDLSETTSTFHEADLEGTSGLGASGSPSAFPQGPTEGLATPEVSGESTTTFDVSIEASGSPSTTPLASGDKTDTSGDLSGHTSGLDIVISTTIPESEWTQQTQRPAEARLEIESSSPVHSGEESQTADTATSPTDASIPTSAGGTDDSEATTTDIDECLSSPCLNGATCVDAIDSFTCLCLPSYQGDVCEIDQKLCEEGWTKFQGHCYRHFPDRATWVDAESQCRKQQSHLSSIVTPEEQEFVNNNAQDYQWIGLNDKTIEGDFRWSDGHTLQFENWRPNQPDNFFATGEDCVVMIWHEKGEWNDVPCNYQLPFTCKKGTVACGEPPVVEHARIFGQKKDRYEINALVRYQCTEGFIQRHVPTIRCQPSGHWEEPRITCTDPTTYKRRLQKRSSRTLRRSRPSTAH